The window ACTTCTGTCTTGGCATAGAACTTCTTACCGGTTTCCACATTTGTGTAAATCTACACAAATGAACTTAGGAATGAGTTCTACAGGACATTGGTCACTGAAAACACATTTCTAGATTACAGTGTAGTGACATCTTCACCAATATACTTTCAATAACGCCAAAGACCATATTCTAGATAAATTACTATTTAGAGTCTAAAAAATGTGTTGTTTGCATCTGGAAATGTATTAGGGGGTAGAGTAACTCCTCTGCCATTTCCCTACCTTAGTCATTccttttgtttattatattatacagtAGTAGCAACAAGATATATTATCACAAAGCACTTGTGAATGACACATTTTAGATATGAGttctataagaaaaaaataatatgaatatgaagAAATCTGGAAATCATCTATACAGACTTAAAATTCAAGAGATCAACATAGTTTCTGAGAACAAAGAAATTAGAGATTATAACACCAGAAGAAGCCAAGCATACATAGTTACATACAAATAGGTTCATATAACACAAACATATTCAGATACttggaaagaaagagagaaatatcATCTTCCTCCCCACTAAGTGTACAAACAGAGGATTTTCAGTTGCATCCTAAAATATGAGGGGAGTTCAAATCAATCAAATGAGTTTTGCTTCCAGTTAGCTCCTATAAACCAACCAGGAAGCTATCAAATGACATGGAACAATGAAAAATAATCTTTTCAAGGAAGATTTGACATGCGCGTTACACATGCACGGAGCTGATTTAACCGGATGAAACAGTtccaaatgaaaatgaaacCCTAGAAGTTAAGAAAGGTATCGACTCAAAGAGTCCGATTACCTTGACCTTACGGCCGTGGCTGGCATTGATGCTTTCGATCCAGCCTTCTGGAAGCTCCACCTTCGATTTCTTACCCATCATTAAGCTGATATTTTGCCTTCCTGCTAGTTCATCTAGCCAGAAGATTGGCTTTGTACTAGTTTCATACTCTCTCTCTATAAAAAAGATGATCTTGTTTGAGGAACTGGAAAGGCACGTGTGGACTATACAGTGGACTATAGGTACGactatttttcaatttttttgtccAGTTTACAACACAAAAGAATTTTTTcctcctttttttatttttatttttcagaaaattgtgtttttattctaattttaacaatttcaatcagatttcttcaattttatttgCAATGAAGATTTTCTTTTCAATGTTAGTTTGGGGCTCGTATGATGTAGgtggttttttatttttcaagatcttGTCTCaaaattcaatcattttttttaaaaaaaattcaataatcttttcaattattatttgaatcgtgacttaaaagtattaatatataataataaaataaataatgttgtgTTTAAAGAATTAAGTAACTTGATATTATAGGATAAAGATGAGAGATACATGCTATTAAAATATAGAGAAACGATATGAGCAACCAAATTATAATGAAAGTAATGTCACAAATTTTATCTGCGAAAAtatcttttgtttatttctctATCCGGCGACGGTCAACTTCCTTCTTCGTCGCAACGACTTACTTTTACGGCTGGGAAAAGAAATAGTCTTGTAAAAATattgtcatattttaaaaaaaaaataacaataatttgtgtagaaaaataattaatctgaaaatttaaaataacatagtcttgtaaaaaatattgtcatgttcttttaaaaaaaattaacttgtgtaaaaagaaattaaaactaatttttcttttttaaatctaaGTTTTTCAACTGAAAAATGTGCTGAATATAGAGTTTATTGTGAATATAGAGTTTATTGACAGCTGAacatttagtaaaaaaaattaagttttttttcaaataaaaaaatgaactaAGTTCTTTTAACTTAGTTTTTTCCCAACAAGTTTATCATGTTTAGCGTCGTCAATGAACTTCATGTTTTTGTCATTTtcgagttaaaaaaaattgattttttttaagtttatcatGTTCAGATGTTCAGCGTCATTAAATTGCATGTTCAATGCCAATAAACTCCATATTCTTgtcatttttcaatttaaaaaaaaacaaaattcaaaatagttcaattttttttaaatgttattttaactttttagtaTAGTCTTTTTTTTACACAAGTTAATGTACTTCTTTTAAAAGAACATGACTATATTTTTAGACGACTATGTATTTTCTTAGTCAAAGAAGAAAGTCATTTGTTTTCGCCGGTCACCGATCGTGATTGTTTGCTAAACGAACTCTGCTAGCACCGAATAAGTAAATTTGTTTTGTTCCTAAAAAGTTAAAGAATACAACGACGAGATAAAAAACATAAAGacaataaaatagaaaaaatagagTTCGTAAATTGTTccaaatataagtttaaaatgttCAGCGCCAAATAAGGAAATCGATAGTCGCCGAATAGagaaatgaacaaaatatattttcgccggataaagaaatgaaaaaaaatattttcgtcggatagagaaattaataaaatatattttcgaCAAAGATAGTTAAGAGATAACTGTGAAATTACACATTTGAAAGAgtgaaatataataatgtatttttttattattcatcaataactcattaactaaaatactaaaaaaaaattattatatttttataaaattaaattttaaataataaaatattacattaatttaatttaatcaattaagaatttaactaacttattctttttttttatcaaataatatatttttttaaacacttaaagcttatttgttattttataaaaaaaaatcaatcatattaattagaaaacttttttcatacatttttacttaaaataaaataatttatttaaattatgtttttaaaattaaaaaatcaattttttactttaataattttaaaaaaatgattgtgAGTGTAAtgtaataatgataaaatattaatttctaaatCATTCCTATAAAAAATCATGAATTAAACCAAAAGTTTCATTTAATGGATAAATTGAgtatgaattataatttcatatattttaaatgaaaataatattaaaattttaaatattttaaaatagtgtaGTTTTAATAACtccatcttatttatttaagaagttgattgaattcaaaattagttttgaactatcaattaaatttaattattttgaagggatattatatatattttgaaggaAGAGAttataaaatgtgttaaatttataagtaatgataggaaataaaataattgtatataatGAGATAGACTAATGTTGGGGGACAACCTCACTAAACATGTTATATATTCTCACattattacttaaaattatataaatatatatgttttaaaatatatataggtaagagaatcaaaaatataatataaaaatcattaattattttttactctaaataattgtttatgtcttattttatttattaatttaaaaaaaaacaataattactttttaaaaataataataatttatttatgtatttttaaaatggatAATAGTagaaagaataataaattaaattaacaacatattaattatatatatatatataatttagtctAAGAGATATGACAATGAGAAATAATTTagagaattgagaattatatgatgcaaataaaaaaaatattctttcgcactttttatttttcatggcACATGATTTCTCTCTCATTTACTGCTTAATTTTCGTCATCTTTAGTGTAATTAGCTCATCTCTCATATCTTTTTGAAAGAAggtagattatatatatatttggaaggAAAGGAGATTATAAACTGTGTTATATTTACTTGTGATTTTGTCTGAACCACTACACAAACCATTAAAgctaaacaattatttttttataatatattttatattttaatttttaatttttttattttcaaataataaaatattttaaatttataaatttcttttatttatttgatgggACATCACTTCATAATTTATCAAGTTTGTAAGTCTTCGAGAAGAAAACATTTAACATTCCAATCGACTCTACTAATTTTTCGGAACGAATTTTAGAAAACGTCATAACTCATAATAGTAACATTATGAATATTACGCATCGGACTACTAACATTATTTAAAGTTCAATAATTTATCTCAAACTATATAGTCTATCAAAAATAGTTAgaataataactcaaatatgtaagTATATCATATCAATcgtattaatcatattaatccAATTTTTTCAACAATTACTTAAAATACTATACACCTCTCGACAATACAAAGTAAACAAGTTACCGATTTAACATtatcgtgacacatacgactactATTAGTCTAAATGCAATTTTTTTATGCATATATCATAAGTAAGAAATTCACCGTGATAGATGGaggaaatttgagaaaatgaatgagagagaatgacgtgTAATCATCATTTGTTGGAAAATGAAAAAAcgaataaaaagagaaaaataattatttattttttcagccaatcaAGTTATGACGTCTCCCAATCCTTTCTCCAAATTATTTCCTCCAAATTTtctctaaaaattatataaatttaatagaaaaaataacaatacatttgtaataaaaaaataatacgaATAATAATGTCTATAAATTTACACTTTGACCATTCATAAAACTTCTTTTCTaaagtttttcataaaaaaaaatacggataataatgtatataatgttttatataatttaatcacatttcCCTagtaaatacaaataaattagtttaagttttagtcttattttaatattttttaacagtGAAGGTAacataattgtaaaaaaattaatattttagataaaattaatattattcaaatttaattaatttaaaattgattttagttagtaaaaattaagtttaatcttaaacttaatgttaatatatattttatctctcggAACTCtacttaacccctcaattgatCATGTCTCTTTATTCAttcggcaaaccacccactgaCCATAAtgttgtgactcacactttttcatatgattTTTTATCCCTTAACAAATCACTCACCAATTTTAGtcgacctctcttttactctcacttcaaaaaatcaacaatcaatctcaattgatcacagacctcttattcaacgtcaaaccaaccactaaccaccatccaacattcatctcgtgaccttacactttcaaatactcgtcaaatcaatcattaattctgacctcacactcgacaaatcacccaccacccgacctttatctcgtgacctcccactttcaaatgttcgttaAATTAACCACTAATTTTGACCtcatactcgacaaaccatccaccacTCGACTtccatcttgtgaccttacacaTTCAAATACTCGTCagaccaaccactaatttcgacctcacacttttagatGCTTcgtatcatttgtttaaaagttgcaccactatatattatagttaataatgcatttttgaaaatttaaatatgtgGAATTTAAACACTGgtcttaagaaaaaaaatgtgaacactttaactaaTAGAccgattgttaaaataattttattattatgtgtatgcatatatatttgtatttaatatttattaacaaataaaatattatatatatatatataagagaaaaaatatataataaaagataaaactgtatttatataaaattaatgatgaaaaataatatatattatatatataaattattgataaaaaaatatgttttatatgattagggagaatatatataacttataattgagagataaaataattaggaaaaaaataagatataatatatttataataaaaaatatattttgatattcgGAAACCTAACTGATTTTGCatgttaaaattgaaatattttttttttatagaactGATTGTGAATTATTGTtgtgaattttaaatattattatatttatttattagaaaaaagaattaatgactttgaattattattatgacttgttaactttaatataaatgattaatcaATATAAACTCACTATAACCAATTAAAAGTATATCAATTTACAATCTATTGATTATTACTTATATAAACTATAAGAAAGACTGAggtaaaaacaaaaataatgaaCCATCAATAAGCTTATTTGCTATAAAATTtcctttaactttttataaaaattaaaactaaacatgtTTAGTAGAAAaagttgattaattaattttttttaatttgatctaaaaatatatattttaaaataaatttatctaatttaatcacatattttatacaaatatatatactttttactctgatattttaaaataaactagactaTAATGGTAAtgtaataaaatacaaatttccAAATAACTAACACCTAAAAAAACATTCTTTGGATATTCTCCTATAGCTTCCATatttattaagatatatttttgtttacatTAACATCAGATAGAAATTATTAAGccaatttaaataagaaatagtCTTATGGTATtctattgataaatattaaataaagtaaatgtCAAATTTGATTGTTACATATATTTGTACTTACAATGAAgatattctaaataataatttgaataactCAAATGTCTTACGCAAATGACCGTTTACTTTAAATGTGAATACATCATTAAACTtgataaactttatttttttatttaaccaccacgctttatatatatatatttttaaaaattcctGAAACCGCCCCCCACCAAATGATATGCTTCTTGGGGCCCACTCACAGCATCCGTTCCATCACGGAAAAGTTCAGTTTTGCTCGTAATAGGAAAATTTTAAAGAGTCGGTTCAgcgtttgtttgtttatattgCACGTCTATATTTATGATCTCTGAAGCATAATAAAGTAAACAACGGATCAAATGATAGTAGCCTAGAGGAAGAAATGTGTATTTGATTTGCAGATTTCTTCTAGACTCTGAAGAAGAATTACTGGTGTTGATTGATCATGGCGACAAAGTTTCTGTCATTTGCCTGTTTAAGGAGCAGCGAGGGTGGCGACTATGGTGATCTTACGCCCAGGCCGCGTTACCCGTCCATGCCGAAGTATCCCAAGGGAGTTTCTTCCGACGAGGAGAAGAACAACGAGAGATCGGAGGCTAAGGCTGTGTTTTCAGTCGTCGGGATGAGTTGCTCGGCCTGCGCCGGATCTGTTGAGAAAGCCGTCAAGCGACTCCCAGGGATCAGGGAAGCGATTGTGGACGTTCTTAATAACAGAACTCAGGTCATGTTTTATCCTAGCTTCGTAAACGTAAGTCGATTTCTTTCATTTACTCCATCTCTGCATCTAGTTTGAGCTCAACGTTCTGAACCATTTTGATTGTCTACTTCAAATCGAGTTTACTTACTAGGTTAAATGAACAATTGGAACCTCTTTCGTACATATTTTTACACGGAAATCAATGATTATTATGGAAGATTGATGATCTTTAGTGCATGATattttttgttcaatttttcattcattataGACAGAAGGACGTCTTAATTACTAGTTTCTACAACTATATGAACTCATCTTTAGAAGGCTTTGGAAGTAATAAACCTATATCATATTGATTGCATCTTTACATCGATTTCTTATATAGTAAACAATTATAAGTCTACTTTGGAATTTCAATATTCTTTAACAGGCGGATACAATCCGTGAGACAATCGAGGATGTTGGATTCGAAGCAACATTGATAGTAGATGAGAAGACCGATAATTCAATTGAAGCATGCCGGATACGCATCAAGGGAATGACATGCACCTCATGTGCTTCAACTATAGAGTCTGGTCTGCAGGCTATACCCGGTGTCCAAAAAGCTCAGGTTGCACTAGCAACTGAAGAAGCAGCTGTTCTTTACGATAAAAAAACCATTAACTATGATCATCTATTAAGAGCCATAAATGAAATGGGGTTCGAACCAATACTGATTAGTGTTGGGGAAGATCAGAACAAAATACAGCTAAAACTTGAAGGAGAGCGCGATGATGAATCAATGAAAATGATTGAAAGCTCTCTTCAAGCACTTCCAGGGGTTCTAGATGTGAAGATTGATCCTGAGCTTATGAAGATTTCCCTTTCTTATAAATCTGATTTAACCGGGCCAAGAAACTTAATCCATGTTATCGAATCAACCGGGCATTTCAAGGCAATGATATTTCAGGAAGGGGGGAAACTCCATTCATATAAAGAGATGGagattaaacaatattatagaTCTTTCCAATGGAGCTTGGTGTTTACTATCCCGGTTTTTCTAACCTCTATGGTCTTTATGTACATCCCTGGTCTAAAAAGTGGTTTAGATGCTAAAGTTGTGAACATGTTTACTATTGGGCAACTCTTGAGATGGGTGCTATCCACCCCGGTTCAGTTCATTATTGGGCGACGTTTCTATACTGGTTCTTACAAAGCCATACGCAATGGTTCTCCCAATATGGATGTTTTGATTGCACTTGGGACAAATGCAGCCTACTTCTATTCAGTTTATTCAGTCATGAGAGCAGCAACTACTTCTAATACAGATTTCCACGCCACAGATTTCTTCGAGACAAGCGCGATGTTAATCTCCTTTATCTTACTTGGGAAATATTTGGAGGTCTTGGCAAAAGGCAAAACTTCTGATGCTATAGCTAAGCTTATGAACTTGGCTCCTGAAACAGCTATCCTCCTGACCTTTGACAATGATGGAAATTTGATtggagaagaagaaattgaCAGTAGGCTTATACAAAAAGATGATGTGATTAAGGTTGTTCCCGGGGCAAAAGTGGCTTCTGATGGTATTGTAGTATGGGGTCAAAGTCATGTGAATGAGAGCATGATAACAGGTGAAGCTCGGCCAGTGGGGAAACGGAAGGGAGATGTGGTGATAGGAGGTACATTGAATGAACACGGAGTCTTGCATGTGAAGGCAACTAGGGTCGGGTCGGAGAGTGCTCTCTCGCAGATTGTGAAACTTGTGGAATCGGCTCAGATGGCAAAAGCTCCCGTCCAGAAATTGGCTGATAGGATTTCCAAATTCTTTGTGCCTTTGGTTATAATACTTTCGTTCTCGACATGGCTTGCATGGTTTTTAGCAGGGAAATATGGTGGTTACCCAAAATCATGGATACCTCAGTCAATGGATAGCTTTCAGTTGGCACTTCAGTTTGGAATCTCTGTTATGGTCATTGCCTGTCCTTGTGCACTTGGCCTTGCAACTCCCACAGCTGTCATGGTTGGTACAGGCGTTGGTGCTTCTCAAGGTGTCTTAATCAAAGGAGGGCAGGCTTTAGAAAGAACCCATAAGGTTAAAACTGCTTATTTTTTGTTAACCATTAACTAATGTTCTGGTTGGTTCCCTCAAAAGCATGTCTTAAATGATATTGTTTGTTGTGGTTGTAGGTCAATTGCATTGTTTTTGATAAGACAGGAACTCTCACGGCTGGCAAACCGGTGGTGGTCAATACAAGGCTTTTCAAGAACATGGTTACCAGAGAATTTTATTCACTCGTAGCTGCAGTTGAGGTAAAAAAACCATAATAATccattaatctaaataaatctAAATTCTCTGCTACtctgaattaaatttatttattatttaaaagactTAATTATATGGATTCAATTCatattaagttataaaatatggCTTTTCTCAAACAAGAATAAAAAGAAGTTATAAACTATGGCTTTTCTCaaacaagaataaaaataagttacatAAACTGTGGGTtttctgtaaaaaaaattattataaaatattgctTAATTCGATTAATTATAAATACCATCTTTAACTCCATGATAATTTAGTAAGAGCatgaaaatacaaatttaacactgaaaattaatgtattaaattgtttttaagcACTTTCTCAATCAACATTTATCATAAGTCAGAGTCAAAAAATTTATCTGAGAACATTTCAAGATAACATCACGttagattataaaatttaatcagaCATAAGTTTAGAAATTACCATTTAGATTTGAATACAGATCTAGACTCAGATCCAGAAAATGTTTCCTAATGGGCTAAGTacttacaatttatattttcatttgatttatgcatcatttatttttcaaacaactTTGAAATTTAAGCTAATCAAACTTGGCCTTGATAATTGAATCTGGTTAATTCTGGAGTTATCCAAAATTAAAACTAGTCCCATGTTTTATTTGTTAGATGAATAGCGAACATCCCTTAGCCAAGGCTATTGTGGAGTATGCAAAGAAGTtcaaagaagatgaagagaatCCTATCTGGCCTGAAGCAGGAAACTTTGAATCTATAACAGGACACGGAGTAAAAGCGGTTGTTCAGAGGAGACAGGTAATAGTAGGAAACAAGAATTTGATGTCGGTCAACAAGATCACGGTTCCAGTTGATGCGGAAGAGGCAATGAGAGAGGCGGAAGGGTTAGCTCAAACTGGTATACTAGTAGCCATAAATGGAGAAGTAGCTGGAGTGATTGCCATCTCTGATCTGCTGAAGCCTGGAGCTCGTGAGGtcatttctattctcaagtctATGAAAGTCAAGAGCATAATGGTTACTGGAGATAACTGGGGAACTGCCAATTCTATAGCC is drawn from Impatiens glandulifera chromosome 3, dImpGla2.1, whole genome shotgun sequence and contains these coding sequences:
- the LOC124929298 gene encoding probable copper-transporting ATPase HMA5, encoding MATKFLSFACLRSSEGGDYGDLTPRPRYPSMPKYPKGVSSDEEKNNERSEAKAVFSVVGMSCSACAGSVEKAVKRLPGIREAIVDVLNNRTQVMFYPSFVNADTIRETIEDVGFEATLIVDEKTDNSIEACRIRIKGMTCTSCASTIESGLQAIPGVQKAQVALATEEAAVLYDKKTINYDHLLRAINEMGFEPILISVGEDQNKIQLKLEGERDDESMKMIESSLQALPGVLDVKIDPELMKISLSYKSDLTGPRNLIHVIESTGHFKAMIFQEGGKLHSYKEMEIKQYYRSFQWSLVFTIPVFLTSMVFMYIPGLKSGLDAKVVNMFTIGQLLRWVLSTPVQFIIGRRFYTGSYKAIRNGSPNMDVLIALGTNAAYFYSVYSVMRAATTSNTDFHATDFFETSAMLISFILLGKYLEVLAKGKTSDAIAKLMNLAPETAILLTFDNDGNLIGEEEIDSRLIQKDDVIKVVPGAKVASDGIVVWGQSHVNESMITGEARPVGKRKGDVVIGGTLNEHGVLHVKATRVGSESALSQIVKLVESAQMAKAPVQKLADRISKFFVPLVIILSFSTWLAWFLAGKYGGYPKSWIPQSMDSFQLALQFGISVMVIACPCALGLATPTAVMVGTGVGASQGVLIKGGQALERTHKVNCIVFDKTGTLTAGKPVVVNTRLFKNMVTREFYSLVAAVEMNSEHPLAKAIVEYAKKFKEDEENPIWPEAGNFESITGHGVKAVVQRRQVIVGNKNLMSVNKITVPVDAEEAMREAEGLAQTGILVAINGEVAGVIAISDLLKPGAREVISILKSMKVKSIMVTGDNWGTANSIAREVGIDSVFAEAKPEDKAEIVKELQASGHIVAMVGDGINDSPALVAADVGLAIGAGTDIAIEAADIVLMKSNIEDVITAIDLSRKTFSRIRLNYIWALGYNVMGIPIAAGVLFPFTRFRLPPWIAGAAMAASSVSVVCCSLLLKYYRRPRKLDSLDIGEIQVQ